A genomic region of Ensifer adhaerens contains the following coding sequences:
- a CDS encoding DUF1192 domain-containing protein, with protein MSLFDDDRPQKKLVHEIGSDLSLLSVDELTQRIALLTEEITRLEAERTRKSASRSAAESLFR; from the coding sequence ATGAGCCTGTTTGACGACGACCGACCACAAAAGAAGCTGGTGCACGAAATCGGCAGTGATCTTTCGCTGCTTTCAGTCGATGAACTCACCCAGCGCATCGCGTTGTTAACCGAAGAGATCACCCGGCTCGAGGCCGAGCGGACGCGCAAATCCGCAAGCCGGTCCGCCGCCGAGAGCCTGTTTCGCTGA
- a CDS encoding MFS transporter has translation MRKNLLPVAALLLGTLFLFLGNGLQGLLLPVRGTAEGYPTTILGLIGTSWAAGFVLGCFFAPNIVKRIGHVRAFSVFASLIAIVALLTGIMIDPTWWLILRALTGFATAGTSMIIESWLNERATNESRGVIFSLYIAITLFGVVGGQMMIPFGDTSTSIFFMICGILYCLAMLPTLLSKAATPQPLKQVRLDLRALYRNSPVSFLGILLVGIANGAFGTLGAVFGRQAGLSDSTVAAMMSVAIFAGAVMQLPAGRLSDRIDRRYVLAALAGVGAFAGLLIFLIEPSQVWIVLTLIAIYGAAANALYPIAVSHANDFATAEDFVKVSGGLLLLYGIGTIIGPTIGGPVMTAAGPYGLFMITACAHILITAYAIIRSRMRAPVPVSDRDAFSPVNAGAPTTPESLQLSPRAAPLEEARNEPDNNQKWEDQTDEPV, from the coding sequence ATGAGAAAGAACCTGCTTCCGGTCGCCGCCCTCCTGCTCGGCACGCTGTTTCTCTTTCTGGGCAATGGTCTCCAGGGTCTGCTTCTTCCCGTGCGCGGCACCGCTGAGGGATATCCGACCACCATCCTTGGCCTGATCGGCACGTCCTGGGCAGCCGGCTTCGTTCTCGGCTGCTTCTTCGCCCCGAATATCGTCAAGCGCATCGGCCATGTGCGCGCCTTCAGCGTCTTTGCCTCTCTCATCGCCATCGTCGCGTTGTTGACCGGCATCATGATCGATCCGACCTGGTGGCTGATCCTGCGTGCGCTGACCGGCTTCGCCACCGCCGGCACCTCGATGATCATTGAAAGCTGGCTGAACGAACGCGCCACCAACGAGAGCCGTGGCGTCATTTTCTCGCTCTACATCGCCATCACGCTCTTCGGCGTCGTCGGCGGCCAGATGATGATCCCGTTCGGTGATACCTCGACCAGCATCTTCTTCATGATCTGCGGCATTCTCTATTGCCTTGCCATGCTGCCGACGCTGCTGTCCAAAGCCGCCACGCCGCAGCCGCTGAAGCAGGTCCGCCTCGACCTGCGGGCGCTTTACCGCAATTCGCCGGTCTCCTTCCTCGGCATCCTGCTTGTCGGCATCGCCAATGGCGCCTTCGGCACGCTCGGCGCCGTTTTCGGTCGGCAGGCCGGTCTTTCCGACAGTACGGTCGCAGCGATGATGAGCGTGGCAATCTTTGCAGGCGCGGTGATGCAGCTTCCGGCAGGCCGCCTCTCCGACCGCATCGACCGGCGCTATGTGCTGGCCGCGCTTGCCGGCGTCGGCGCCTTCGCCGGCCTGCTGATCTTCCTGATCGAGCCGAGCCAGGTCTGGATCGTGCTGACGCTGATCGCGATCTACGGTGCTGCTGCCAATGCGCTCTATCCGATCGCCGTTTCCCATGCCAACGACTTTGCGACCGCCGAGGACTTCGTGAAGGTTTCCGGCGGCCTGTTGCTGCTCTATGGCATCGGCACGATCATCGGCCCGACGATCGGCGGTCCGGTCATGACGGCCGCCGGTCCCTACGGCCTGTTCATGATTACCGCCTGTGCCCACATTTTGATCACGGCCTATGCCATCATCCGCAGCCGGATGCGCGCGCCCGTGCCGGTCTCCGACCGCGATGCCTTCTCGCCGGTCAATGCCGGCGCGCCGACGACACCGGAAAGCCTGCAGCTTTCGCCGCGCGCTGCCCCGCTCGAGGAAGCGCGTAACGAACCGGACAACAACCAGAAATGGGAGGATCAGACGGATGAGCCTGTTTGA
- the gap gene encoding type I glyceraldehyde-3-phosphate dehydrogenase produces the protein MTVKVAINGFGRIGRNVLRAIVESGRTDIEVVAINDLGPVETNAHLLRYDSIHGRFPAEVKVEGDTITINGGKPIKVTAIKDPATLPHKELGIDIAMECTGIFTARDKAAAHLTAGAKRVIVSAPADGADLTVVYGVNHDQLTKDHLVISNASCTTNCLVPVVKVLNDVIGINHGFMTTIHSYTNDQPSLDQMHKDLYRARAAALSMIPTSTGAAKAVGLVLPELKGKLDGTSIRVPTPNVSVVDFKFVAKRNTSVEEITNAIKAASNGALKGVLGYTEEPLVSRDFNHDSHSSIFAIDQTKVVEGNFVRILTWYDNEWGFSNRMADTAVAFAKLI, from the coding sequence ATGACAGTGAAAGTCGCCATCAACGGTTTTGGCCGCATCGGCCGCAACGTGCTCCGCGCGATCGTCGAATCCGGCCGCACCGACATCGAAGTCGTTGCCATCAACGATCTCGGCCCCGTTGAGACCAACGCTCACCTGCTGCGCTACGATTCGATCCACGGTCGCTTCCCGGCCGAGGTCAAGGTCGAAGGCGACACGATCACCATCAACGGCGGCAAGCCGATCAAGGTGACCGCGATCAAGGATCCGGCAACGCTGCCGCACAAGGAACTCGGCATCGACATCGCGATGGAATGCACCGGCATCTTCACCGCCCGCGACAAGGCTGCAGCCCACCTGACGGCAGGCGCCAAGCGCGTCATCGTCTCGGCTCCGGCCGACGGCGCCGACCTGACGGTCGTCTACGGCGTCAACCACGACCAGCTGACCAAGGACCACCTGGTCATCTCCAACGCATCCTGCACGACGAACTGCCTGGTTCCGGTCGTCAAGGTCCTGAACGATGTCATCGGCATCAACCATGGCTTCATGACCACGATCCACTCCTACACCAACGACCAGCCGTCGCTCGACCAGATGCACAAGGATCTGTACCGCGCCCGCGCTGCCGCTCTGTCGATGATCCCGACCTCGACGGGTGCCGCCAAGGCCGTCGGCCTGGTTCTGCCGGAACTGAAGGGCAAGCTCGACGGCACGTCGATCCGCGTCCCGACCCCGAACGTCTCGGTCGTCGACTTCAAGTTCGTCGCCAAGCGCAACACCTCGGTCGAGGAAATCACCAACGCCATCAAGGCCGCCTCCAACGGCGCGCTGAAGGGCGTCCTTGGCTACACGGAAGAGCCGCTCGTTTCGCGCGACTTCAACCACGACAGCCACTCCTCGATCTTCGCGATCGACCAGACCAAGGTTGTCGAAGGCAACTTTGTACGTATCCTCACCTGGTACGACAACGAATGGGGCTTCTCGAACCGCATGGCCGACACGGCTGTCGCCTTCGCCAAGCTCATCTAA
- a CDS encoding putative glycolipid-binding domain-containing protein, which yields MFRALSSTTVRWRPLEGEGLEHLTLTQTETTDGAIIRAVGVLIGHRGGTPYGVRYRIDCDEAWLVRKFMVDTTDGRSLHLRSDIPGEWATARGTPLPEFDGCIDIDLAGTPFTNTLPIRRLGLTRQSGTARLKMLYVPFDTFEPVVDGQHYTCLEDFRLYRYEAEDRSFAADLPVDEDGLVIDYPTLFQRLSPETI from the coding sequence ATGTTTCGCGCCCTTTCTTCAACAACGGTCCGCTGGCGTCCGCTTGAAGGAGAAGGGCTCGAACACCTGACGCTGACGCAAACCGAAACTACCGACGGCGCGATCATCCGCGCCGTTGGCGTTCTCATCGGCCACCGCGGCGGTACGCCCTACGGCGTACGCTACCGGATCGATTGCGACGAGGCCTGGCTGGTTCGCAAGTTCATGGTCGACACCACCGATGGCCGAAGCCTGCATCTGCGCTCGGATATTCCTGGCGAATGGGCGACGGCGCGCGGCACGCCCCTCCCCGAATTCGACGGCTGCATCGACATCGACCTCGCCGGCACGCCCTTCACCAACACGCTGCCGATCCGCCGGCTCGGCCTTACCCGCCAGTCCGGCACCGCCAGGCTGAAGATGCTCTACGTGCCGTTCGACACGTTCGAGCCCGTCGTCGACGGCCAGCACTACACCTGCCTCGAAGACTTCAGGCTCTATCGCTACGAGGCGGAGGACCGCAGCTTTGCCGCGGACCTGCCGGTAGATGAGGACGGCCTCGTCATCGATTACCCCACCCTTTTCCAGAGACTATCACCGGAGACTATCTGA
- a CDS encoding phosphoglycerate kinase, translating into MTFKTLDDLTDIAGKRVLVRVDLNVPVKDGVVTDATRIERVAPTIRELSEKGAKVILLAHFGRPKGEPVADMSLKTIAPAVEDVLDQRVHFAADCIGDKAKNAIAEMSDGDVLLLENTRFHKGEEKNEAEFVKALAANGDIYVNDAFSAAHRAHASTEGLAHHLPAYAGRTMQAELEALEKGLGQPKRPVVAIVGGAKVSTKIDLLQNLVTKVDALVIGGGMANTFIAAKGINVGKSLCEHDLADTAKAIIAAADKAGCAIVLPEDGVIAREFKAGADNEVVDISAIPADAMVLDVGPKSIAAVNDWISKAETLVWNGPLGAFEIAPFDKATVAVAKHAAARTRQGSLVSVAGGGDTVAALNHAEVADDFSYVSTAGGAFLEWMEGKPLPGVDILKQK; encoded by the coding sequence ATGACTTTCAAGACCCTCGACGATCTGACCGACATCGCCGGCAAGCGCGTGCTGGTGCGCGTCGATCTCAACGTGCCGGTCAAGGACGGCGTGGTCACCGACGCGACCCGCATCGAGCGCGTCGCGCCGACCATCCGCGAATTGTCCGAGAAGGGCGCCAAGGTCATCCTGCTGGCCCATTTCGGCCGCCCGAAGGGTGAACCGGTCGCTGACATGTCGCTGAAGACGATCGCTCCGGCCGTCGAAGACGTGCTCGACCAGCGCGTTCACTTCGCCGCCGACTGCATCGGCGACAAGGCGAAGAACGCGATCGCCGAAATGAGCGACGGCGATGTGCTGCTGCTCGAAAACACCCGCTTCCACAAGGGCGAGGAGAAGAACGAAGCTGAGTTCGTCAAGGCGCTTGCCGCCAACGGCGACATTTATGTCAACGATGCCTTCTCGGCCGCCCACCGCGCCCATGCCTCGACCGAGGGCCTTGCCCACCACCTGCCGGCCTATGCCGGCCGCACCATGCAAGCCGAACTCGAGGCGCTCGAAAAGGGCCTCGGCCAGCCGAAGCGCCCGGTCGTTGCCATCGTCGGCGGCGCCAAGGTCTCGACCAAGATCGACCTGCTGCAGAACCTCGTGACCAAGGTCGACGCGCTCGTCATCGGCGGTGGCATGGCCAACACCTTCATCGCTGCCAAGGGCATCAATGTCGGCAAGTCGCTCTGCGAGCATGACCTCGCCGACACCGCCAAGGCGATCATCGCTGCCGCCGACAAGGCCGGCTGCGCCATCGTGTTGCCGGAAGACGGCGTCATCGCCCGCGAATTCAAGGCCGGTGCCGACAACGAAGTGGTCGATATCAGCGCCATCCCTGCCGATGCCATGGTTCTCGACGTCGGTCCGAAGTCGATCGCAGCCGTCAATGACTGGATCTCCAAGGCCGAAACGCTCGTCTGGAACGGCCCGCTCGGCGCCTTCGAGATCGCCCCCTTCGACAAGGCGACAGTCGCCGTTGCCAAGCATGCGGCCGCCCGGACCCGGCAGGGTTCGCTGGTATCCGTTGCCGGTGGCGGCGATACCGTCGCAGCGCTGAACCATGCCGAAGTCGCCGACGATTTCAGCTACGTCTCGACCGCTGGCGGCGCCTTCCTGGAGTGGATGGAAGGCAAGCCCCTCCCGGGCGTCGACATCCTCAAGCAGAAGTAA
- a CDS encoding tetratricopeptide repeat protein, producing MGNNALDYLFHSGSEFEGFLERRLAAILAADVVGYSRLIGADETGTLAAMKRHKNELVDPKINRHKGRIVKLTGDGILVEFASVVNAVACAVDIQRGMLIRNESVPPLKRIELRIGVHLGDIIVEDGDIFGDGVNVAARLEGLAEPSGVAVSATVRDHVGSRLDIGFIDKGEHTLKNIAAGVHVYSVALGAPTKVAAPPSGAGPIVLDDGYGLSVGVLPFTNMSHDPEQEYFSDGITEDIITDLSKISKLHVVARNTVFTYKGRSVKVKQVAQELGVRYILEGSVRKAGSRVRITGQLIDALTGTHLWADRYDRDLTDIFAIQDEITHAIVDQLRVKLLPAERRAIESDPTTSVEAYTYYLRGRQFSHAWTRSYLLLARRMFLKAVELDPSFARAYAGIADCESALRDWHEDEFPLQSILFMTDKALDIDPNLAEAHASRGLVLHQDGQDDAAVAEFEQALTLDPSLYEANFHYARFLFMQGAFETAIQFFKRAADIRPDDYLSPIHLMSAYKSLGRDAERAQWARIGIARAERALELNPENSGPAHRGALALAHMGEADRAREWAARALAIDPDDVVARYNTACVYSLLGDIDAALDLLETLLPHSSCYQLLWFKQDSDLDPVRHHVRFQAMVEAIAKCEAGLLR from the coding sequence ATGGGGAATAACGCGCTAGATTACCTCTTTCACTCGGGAAGTGAATTCGAGGGTTTCTTGGAACGCCGTCTCGCTGCCATTCTCGCCGCCGATGTCGTGGGCTACAGCCGTCTGATCGGGGCTGACGAGACCGGCACGCTGGCCGCGATGAAACGGCACAAGAATGAACTCGTCGATCCCAAGATCAACCGCCACAAGGGACGTATCGTCAAACTGACCGGCGACGGCATTCTCGTCGAGTTTGCAAGCGTCGTGAACGCGGTCGCTTGTGCTGTCGATATCCAGCGCGGCATGCTCATCCGCAATGAAAGCGTGCCACCGCTGAAGCGCATCGAACTGCGCATCGGCGTGCATCTCGGCGATATTATCGTCGAGGACGGAGATATCTTCGGCGACGGCGTCAACGTCGCCGCCCGGCTCGAAGGCTTGGCGGAGCCATCCGGTGTTGCCGTTTCCGCCACGGTGCGCGACCACGTCGGCAGCCGCCTCGATATCGGCTTCATCGACAAGGGCGAGCACACGCTGAAGAACATTGCAGCCGGTGTGCATGTCTATTCGGTGGCACTCGGGGCGCCGACGAAGGTTGCGGCGCCACCCAGCGGTGCCGGGCCCATCGTGCTCGATGACGGCTACGGACTTTCGGTCGGCGTGCTTCCCTTCACCAATATGAGCCATGACCCGGAACAGGAGTATTTCTCCGACGGCATCACCGAAGACATCATCACGGATCTTTCAAAGATCTCGAAGCTGCATGTCGTCGCCCGAAATACGGTGTTCACCTACAAGGGGCGGTCGGTGAAGGTGAAGCAGGTGGCCCAGGAGCTGGGCGTGCGCTACATCCTCGAAGGCAGCGTGCGCAAGGCGGGTTCACGGGTGCGCATCACCGGCCAGCTCATCGATGCCTTGACCGGTACGCACCTCTGGGCCGACCGCTACGATCGCGACCTGACGGACATCTTCGCCATTCAGGACGAGATCACGCACGCCATCGTCGATCAGCTCCGGGTCAAGCTGCTGCCGGCGGAACGGCGGGCGATCGAAAGCGACCCGACCACGAGCGTCGAGGCCTATACCTATTACCTGCGCGGCCGCCAGTTTTCGCATGCCTGGACCCGGTCCTATCTGCTGCTGGCCCGTCGCATGTTCCTGAAGGCCGTGGAGCTCGACCCCAGCTTCGCCCGTGCCTATGCCGGTATCGCCGACTGCGAGTCGGCGCTGCGCGACTGGCACGAGGACGAGTTTCCGCTGCAAAGCATTCTGTTCATGACCGACAAGGCGCTGGATATCGATCCGAACCTGGCGGAGGCGCATGCCTCCCGTGGCCTGGTCCTGCACCAGGACGGGCAGGACGATGCGGCGGTGGCCGAGTTCGAGCAGGCGCTGACATTGGACCCCAGCCTCTATGAGGCGAACTTCCACTATGCGCGTTTCCTGTTCATGCAAGGTGCCTTCGAAACCGCGATCCAGTTTTTCAAGCGGGCCGCCGACATCCGGCCGGACGACTATCTGTCGCCGATCCATCTGATGAGCGCCTACAAATCGCTCGGCCGCGATGCCGAACGGGCGCAATGGGCAAGGATCGGCATCGCGCGCGCGGAACGGGCGCTGGAGCTCAACCCGGAAAACTCCGGCCCCGCGCATCGCGGCGCGCTCGCACTCGCTCACATGGGCGAGGCGGATCGGGCGCGCGAATGGGCGGCCCGGGCGCTCGCGATCGATCCTGATGACGTGGTCGCCCGCTACAACACCGCCTGCGTCTATTCCCTTCTCGGCGACATCGACGCGGCGCTCGATCTCCTCGAAACCCTGCTGCCGCATAGTTCCTGCTATCAGTTGCTCTGGTTCAAGCAGGATTCCGATCTTGATCCCGTGCGTCACCACGTGCGCTTTCAGGCGATGGTCGAGGCGATCGCGAAATGCGAGGCGGGACTGTTGCGATGA
- a CDS encoding class I fructose-bisphosphate aldolase → MSERLEDIAVAMVANGRGLLAADESTATIKKRFDTIGLESTEASRRDYREMLLRADEAMRKYISGVILYEETLFQRAADGTPLVDIIRAAGSIPGIKVDAGAKPMTNFPAETITEGLDGLAQRLARYHEAGARFAKWRGVISVSDTLPTAGAVRANAHALARYAALCQDAGIVPIVEPEVLMDGAPGDHSIDRSEHVTEWALRVTFEELAAMRVKLEGMILKPSMVIDGKKARNASVAEVAERTIKVLKRTVPSAVPGIAFLSGGQSTEEATAHLSAMNIARDLPWKLTFSYGRALQQEALNAWNGKAENVAAGQRAFSHRAEMCSLAAKGAWKKDLEKAA, encoded by the coding sequence ATGAGCGAAAGACTGGAAGACATCGCTGTCGCCATGGTCGCCAACGGCCGGGGGCTGCTCGCCGCCGACGAGTCCACGGCAACGATCAAGAAACGCTTCGACACGATCGGCCTGGAATCCACCGAGGCATCCAGGCGAGACTATCGCGAGATGCTGCTGCGCGCCGACGAGGCAATGCGCAAATACATCTCCGGTGTCATTCTCTATGAGGAAACCCTGTTCCAGAGGGCGGCAGACGGCACGCCGCTCGTCGACATCATCCGGGCCGCCGGCTCGATCCCCGGCATCAAGGTCGATGCCGGCGCCAAGCCGATGACCAACTTCCCGGCCGAGACGATCACCGAAGGCCTTGATGGCCTCGCGCAACGGCTGGCCAGATATCACGAAGCCGGCGCACGCTTCGCCAAGTGGCGCGGCGTGATCTCCGTCTCCGATACGTTGCCGACCGCCGGCGCCGTTCGCGCCAACGCCCATGCACTTGCGCGCTATGCCGCCCTTTGCCAGGACGCCGGCATCGTGCCGATCGTCGAGCCGGAGGTGCTCATGGATGGTGCGCCGGGCGACCATTCGATCGATCGCTCCGAGCACGTGACGGAGTGGGCGCTGCGCGTCACCTTCGAGGAGCTGGCGGCAATGCGGGTCAAGCTCGAAGGCATGATCCTGAAACCGAGCATGGTGATCGACGGTAAGAAGGCGCGCAACGCTTCCGTCGCCGAAGTGGCCGAACGCACCATCAAGGTGCTGAAGCGCACCGTTCCCTCGGCCGTGCCGGGCATCGCCTTCCTCTCCGGCGGCCAATCGACCGAAGAGGCGACCGCCCATCTTTCGGCGATGAACATCGCCCGCGACCTGCCGTGGAAGCTGACTTTCTCCTATGGCCGCGCCCTGCAGCAGGAGGCGCTCAACGCCTGGAACGGCAAGGCCGAGAACGTCGCCGCCGGCCAGCGCGCCTTCTCGCACCGAGCCGAAATGTGCAGTCTTGCGGCCAAGGGCGCCTGGAAGAAGGATCTCGAGAAGGCCGCCTGA
- a CDS encoding MFS transporter, translating to MHPQNRWLILAIVSSALFLIVVDMTVLYTALPRLTHDLGATASEKLWIVNAYALVVAGLLPGLGTLGDRLGHKKPFIVGLAVFGIASLIAAYAPSPTILIGGRVLLAVGAALMMPATLSIIRLTFTDERERALAIGVWAAIASGGAAIGPVLGGFLLEYFWWGSVFLINVPIVAIALLLGVVVLPNNAGNPKHPWDALGSFQIMVGLIGLAYAVKETSKREPSLEAGLAAAVIGAIGLVLFVRRQRRSVHPLIDFSLFRNGAFSSGVAAALVASASIVGIELVLSQQLQLVEGFSPLQAGLFILPIPLAAFVAGPLTGALLPRLGAEVVLRSGLILAALGLGGYLLVHGSGALAQIASLVVLGLGIGAAMTAASSAIMFNAPPERAGMAASIEEVSFELGGAIGIAVLGSVMSLVYTAFLVLPEGASISAIARDSLDEALLLAEKLPADVAGELVTRARLAFEQAFTAVVIVATAMLFVTGAAIWWLTGGRSTAPAASRQAGHH from the coding sequence ATGCATCCGCAAAATCGCTGGCTCATTCTGGCCATCGTATCGAGCGCACTCTTTTTGATCGTCGTCGATATGACGGTGCTCTATACCGCCCTGCCCCGCCTGACCCATGACCTCGGCGCCACCGCGTCGGAGAAGCTCTGGATCGTCAATGCCTATGCACTCGTCGTAGCCGGGCTGCTGCCTGGCCTCGGCACGCTGGGAGATCGGCTCGGGCACAAGAAACCCTTCATTGTCGGCCTCGCCGTTTTCGGCATCGCCTCGCTGATCGCCGCCTATGCCCCCAGCCCGACGATCCTGATCGGCGGCCGAGTGCTGCTTGCCGTCGGCGCTGCGCTGATGATGCCGGCGACGCTGTCGATCATCCGCCTCACCTTCACCGACGAGCGCGAGCGAGCGCTGGCGATCGGCGTCTGGGCCGCCATAGCCTCCGGTGGCGCTGCCATCGGTCCGGTTCTTGGTGGCTTCCTGCTGGAATATTTCTGGTGGGGCTCGGTCTTCCTGATCAACGTACCGATCGTCGCGATCGCTCTGCTGCTCGGTGTCGTCGTACTGCCGAACAACGCCGGCAATCCCAAGCATCCGTGGGACGCGCTCGGCTCGTTCCAGATCATGGTCGGCCTCATCGGCCTTGCCTATGCCGTCAAGGAAACGAGCAAGCGCGAACCGTCACTGGAAGCGGGCCTCGCCGCAGCCGTGATCGGCGCGATCGGCCTCGTCCTCTTCGTCCGGCGGCAACGGCGCAGCGTGCACCCGCTGATCGATTTCAGCCTGTTCCGCAACGGCGCGTTTTCCTCGGGTGTCGCGGCCGCCCTGGTGGCATCGGCCTCCATCGTCGGGATCGAACTGGTGCTGAGCCAGCAGTTGCAGCTGGTCGAGGGCTTTTCGCCGCTTCAGGCGGGCCTCTTCATCTTGCCTATCCCGCTTGCCGCCTTTGTTGCTGGTCCGCTCACCGGCGCCCTCCTGCCCCGTCTCGGAGCGGAAGTGGTGCTGCGCTCCGGCCTCATTCTCGCGGCCCTCGGCCTCGGGGGATACCTGTTGGTCCACGGGTCCGGCGCGCTTGCCCAGATTGCCAGCCTCGTCGTTCTCGGCCTCGGCATAGGCGCCGCGATGACCGCCGCCTCCAGCGCCATCATGTTCAATGCCCCGCCGGAGCGGGCCGGCATGGCGGCCTCCATCGAGGAAGTCTCGTTCGAGCTCGGCGGCGCAATCGGCATCGCCGTTCTCGGCAGCGTGATGTCGCTCGTCTACACCGCCTTCCTCGTGCTGCCGGAAGGTGCCTCCATTTCGGCGATAGCACGCGACAGCCTCGACGAAGCCCTGCTTCTCGCCGAGAAGCTGCCGGCGGATGTGGCCGGCGAACTGGTGACGCGCGCCAGGCTCGCCTTCGAGCAGGCCTTTACCGCGGTCGTGATCGTTGCGACGGCCATGCTCTTTGTCACCGGTGCGGCCATCTGGTGGCTGACGGGCGGCCGCAGCACAGCGCCGGCGGCATCCCGTCAGGCAGGGCACCACTAA
- a CDS encoding PhzF family phenazine biosynthesis protein: MTAASPSIAYVTVDVFTAERFAGNQLAVIPDARGLSGGQMQAIATEFGYSEVTFVLPPRDPSNTAEVRIFTPTMEIPFAGHPNVGTAFVLGRQNEIFGRVPGDILRFEEKAGLVEATLLREQGEVTGARIVVPRSLTAGPEIDAETIAACASLTSEAVSTRTHTPIRLSVGLPFAVAELSDVATLSAARPNVTAFHAANARYKPEEDSFSLFLYARSEDAPWQIRARMFAPLDNVNEDPATGSASAALSAHLVALLPDQDIDIEITIEQGVEMGRRSLIGASVRKQGGIVRQVSLSGNCVSAMRGLIDL; the protein is encoded by the coding sequence ATGACCGCAGCCTCGCCATCCATCGCCTATGTCACCGTCGACGTCTTTACGGCCGAGCGTTTCGCCGGCAATCAACTTGCGGTCATTCCGGATGCCCGGGGCTTGAGCGGCGGGCAGATGCAGGCGATCGCGACCGAATTTGGTTACTCGGAAGTCACCTTCGTGCTGCCGCCGCGCGACCCCAGCAACACCGCCGAGGTCCGGATCTTCACCCCGACGATGGAAATTCCCTTTGCCGGCCACCCGAATGTCGGCACCGCCTTCGTGCTCGGCAGACAGAATGAAATCTTCGGCCGTGTGCCCGGCGACATCCTGCGCTTCGAGGAAAAGGCGGGCCTGGTCGAGGCGACGTTGCTGCGGGAGCAAGGCGAAGTCACCGGCGCCCGTATCGTGGTACCGCGGAGCTTGACGGCAGGCCCGGAAATCGACGCCGAGACGATCGCTGCCTGCGCGTCGTTGACATCGGAAGCCGTCAGCACACGCACCCACACGCCGATCCGGCTTTCGGTCGGCCTGCCCTTCGCCGTTGCGGAATTGAGCGATGTTGCGACGCTTTCGGCAGCGAGACCGAACGTCACCGCCTTCCATGCGGCCAATGCCCGCTACAAGCCGGAGGAGGACAGCTTCAGCCTGTTCCTCTACGCGCGCTCCGAGGACGCGCCGTGGCAGATCCGGGCGCGCATGTTCGCCCCGCTCGACAACGTCAACGAGGATCCCGCCACCGGTAGCGCCTCGGCAGCTCTTTCCGCCCATCTCGTCGCGCTGCTGCCGGATCAGGATATCGATATCGAGATCACCATCGAACAGGGCGTGGAGATGGGCCGGCGCAGTCTCATTGGCGCCTCTGTCCGCAAGCAGGGCGGCATCGTTCGGCAGGTCAGTCTCTCCGGCAATTGCGTCAGCGCGATGCGTGGGCTGATCGATCTGTAG
- a CDS encoding TetR/AcrR family transcriptional regulator, producing the protein MGRRRTIDRDKVLDAAEAIVNAVGAAGLTIDAVAKASGITKGGVQYCFGNKDGLIDAMMERWFSEFDSAVAAEGGDDADPVKAMRAHAAVTARMNTADRARTSGMMAALLQREEHMAKNRAWYRARLDGIDLSTEEGRRARLAFLATEGVFLLRGFGFVEMDDAEWRDMFGDILKLLPTV; encoded by the coding sequence ATGGGACGACGACGGACGATCGATCGCGACAAGGTGCTGGATGCTGCGGAGGCGATCGTGAACGCGGTTGGTGCAGCCGGTCTGACGATCGATGCCGTCGCCAAGGCTTCCGGCATTACCAAGGGCGGCGTGCAATATTGCTTCGGCAACAAGGACGGGCTGATCGACGCGATGATGGAGCGCTGGTTCAGCGAATTCGATAGCGCCGTTGCCGCGGAGGGCGGCGATGACGCCGATCCGGTGAAGGCGATGCGCGCGCATGCGGCGGTGACCGCCCGGATGAACACAGCTGACAGGGCGCGCACATCCGGCATGATGGCGGCACTCTTGCAGCGCGAAGAGCATATGGCGAAGAACCGTGCCTGGTACCGTGCACGTCTCGATGGCATCGACCTGTCGACGGAGGAGGGGCGCCGTGCGCGGCTCGCCTTCCTGGCTACGGAAGGCGTCTTTCTGCTGCGCGGCTTCGGCTTCGTCGAGATGGACGATGCCGAATGGCGGGACATGTTCGGTGATATCTTGAAGCTGTTGCCTACTGTGTAA